The sequence CACACAGAAACAACGTCCGAACATTACGAGGATTTCATTTTCAAGCTGGCACATGTCATAAACTATGCACTTGGACAGCCTCTTGTGGACCTTTCACCCCTCATGGTAGTCCTCAGTACCAACGTACCATCTGATATCTCGGGGAAACTGGACAGGGCAGGAATACAGCGCCACTCTTCGGGAAACGATGAGGAGCAGCATCGTCATGACCTGGGCACTCCGATCCCAGAAATCTATCACTACCTCTTAAAGAGTAACCCTGCACACTTCTTCTCCCCTGACGAGTTCGTTGGTTTTGAGCTCTACGAGTCAGACGTAGAGGCAGACTCAGAGGAGTACACCATGTCATTTCTGTACGCAAGAGTCATCAAGGAAGCGTCAACGGATACGAATCTCAAGTTCGGACTGGGTAGGAAATATGTCATAGATCTGGGGCAAACACAGCGAACAGTGAGTGCGGCAGATCTTTACAAGTTTTGCCGTCCCATTGTACCAGGTCCGCTCGTTCTGTATGAAGGAGAGACAGATGAGAAAGGGTCTTCGGCAGCCAAAACACCTCAGAGTCTTCAAGATGCAATGGAAGAGGTGAGCAACATCTTGGAAGAAGCATGGAAGCTGCCAGAAAAGGAGAGAAAGAAGGTTGTGCGGCGCCTCTACCTCCAATGGCACCCGGATAAGAATCCTGACAACGTAGAGATGTCCACTGAGGTTTGCAAGCACATTCAAGCCGAAATAAGCAGGCTTGAGAAGGGTCTTCCAAGAAAGTCTGCAGGACAAGGACACAGGTCTGGTAGCGGTGGCTTTGATTTCGGCGAAAGCACCTTCAGCAGCAGCTTCAACAGGTGGAACGCCCATGCCGGGTTCCATCGCCGCCAGAGGGAGCAGTTCTACGAACGCTACCAAGGCAGCGACTTCAGCGGCTGGCGCACGAACTCCGGCCAGTGGGTACCACCCAAGTCCGACAGAAGCAGCTTCCCTAACCCACGGGAAGCGGCCCGCTGGCATCGCCAAGCAACAGCAGACCTACAAGCGGCCAAGGACAACCTACGCGGTCCTGGCACCTCTCATGAGTGGACATGTCTGATGTGCCACCAGGCAGTGGAGAAAGCTCTAAAAGCTGTGCAACTGGGCAAGTTCGGCAAGTACGAGATGATCCACCATATAGGAAGAATGGCGATGGGACTGATGGCCAGGTACGGGGATGAAATGGCCGGTATTGGTGATGCCGCAATGGAGCTGTCGTCCATCGGATCCTACCTTAGGTGTGATGACGTATACCTGCGAGCCCGCTACCCCAACCTTCACCCTGCCCCTAGAGTTCCCAACGACGTTTTCACCCGGCAGCACGCAGAGAGTGCCATCCATCTGGCTCAGACTGTACTAGGCATGACACAAAGAGTACTAAAGTAACCGACACAGACAATGGACCAGATGTTCTGTTGACGAATCAAAACACTGAAATAGCTCGCACGTTTGATAGTTGAGACCTTTCTTTAGAGACATATCAGAAACAGTGTAAAATTTTCTATCGAAAGGACGTGATAGACCAACTAGTGCAGCACATTGTTAGTACTGGTTTTCAAACCGTATATTGGTAGTCATACGGTTTAGCTTTCAACATTTTATTcagttttattatttttctttctgttaGATTCAAGATAAATCgtatacactcggcacaaaaagtttggaatatcaactttggtatatcatacttccgttatttatgcatcaatttcaatgtattatatatcaatagaaagcttgtgtgattttctttcctatggtatcaaaattatcatgattgtaaacacatgaaacgagcacaaggcctgcttacatgagtgggtcacgaaaaaaaagtgcccaaattcccctgcttctgttcaacattgtatcgtcctgttgatattggcgcgtgtgtcactggttcaatcaatccttttttcacctCAAACTTGGTATACAAGAtacatacaaggttttagcacGCTTAGAGTAGAGTATATCTGCCCTGGACAAATCAAAGCGCGGATGCAGcgaggagaaccgcacgctgacacgaCAAGAgtcggcatttggtggtggaggcagcgtcatggtgtggggcggtttaaccgccataggaaaaacaagactcgtcatcattccaggcaacttcaatgtggtgagatatagggacaccatcctccatccagtagcaatatcctacctcttcaatattggaccaaatgccattctgcaatattacaacaccagtccacacagagaaAGGACCTttggatgctggagtacagtcttagggaatagccttcctacggcttattgctagcactcgattgatcacctcttgccatggttcagattttttgcttgaataaagaataacagtagctttgattgacatgtcctgtttattcaacttgccttcattcacaagtcaataccgacggaagaaaatgagcagaatggagtgattgactttaCTCTTTAgaagggtaattttggcactttatctttagaaccccctgtacgtaagcagacctggtgctcgttccatgaattttcactcataaaatactctactcagatatgacaaaaagaaacttggatgttctgtataccaaacggtAGGTGAAAAAGGAATTGATtaaatcattgtcacccgcggccataaaaCGGGGGAACaaaaacgggggaatttgggcacttttttttcatgacccactcacgttagcaggcctagtgtatgttccattagttaacaatgataatgagtttcataccattggaaagaaaatcatgcaagctttctattgatatataatatattgaaattgatgcagaaacaacagaaatatgatcaaccgaagttgatattccaaactttttgtgctgagtgtatatTAAacggtttttgtttttgtttttgttaataACAAAAAAAGCTATATCATATAAGGATGTTCTACATTTAGACGCATTTACAGATGTGTACACTTTTTATTAGCATGATTGGTACATTTTCTATCATCATATGTTATGACTTTAATATCGCTATGTGTTAGTAGATTAGTAGCAAATGCTAAGTCAAGCTCACCGAATCACTAAAATCTTTTCTTAACTGGAAAAGATGTAAAGCAGCAGTCGATGNNNNNNNNNNNNNNNNNNNNNNNNNNNNNNNNNNNNNNNNNNNNNNNNNNNNNNNNNNNNNNNNNNNNNNNNNNNNNNNNNNNNNNNNNNNNNNNNNNNNATGCACCATTATTGTTCCGAGTAAACTAGAGATAAACCTGCCCATTTAAGCACATTTGGTACTTTTGACAAGATAAGATAGTCCAGTACGATGGTGAACGGTACCACAAGTGTGCTCAGTGCAACAGCAATGGCTGCCGTTTCAATTGAAAGTACTGTCACAGTAAGCAGCATGGATATAGCTTGGGACAAGCCCAGTCCGGCAACGTATCCAGCTGTCTCTGTTGACATTACCCATAAGGGAGTCTCGAATGAGTAGGTTAGTACGAGCTGAGCTACAGTTCCTAGCAACGTTACATACAACATCATCGTAATACCTGACATGTCCTTCATGATGGCGCGTGCTATGACCATTTCTGGTGCCTTGGCAAAGGCAGCAGCCAGCGGTAGGAGAATGGACAAGACGACGGCGTGTGTTGAGTCCATTGCCAGTTTTGCCATCCCGAAACTGACCAGAGCTACCCCGGTAACGCTGATGAGAATCCCACAACAAGGAATGAGCCCGACTTTTTCCTTCAAAAATATAAACCCCATACAGGCTGTAAAGAGTGGCATTGCTCCTTGGATGATGCCATACGCGATGCCGGGTGCAGCATAGGTGAAGGACAAGAACATCAGAGTGGTAGCAACATTGTTGACGAAAGGTtcaagaaacaaaatgaaattctgCCATCTGTTTTCGCCTATCAGTTTGGGGCGAAAGATCGGATAGCAAACTAGAAGTATGAGAAGTTGGGCCAGTCTTAAGAAAAATAGTAGTTGAAATCCCGGGACTCCATTCTTACTACCGAGGGCAGTGAATTCTGCTGCTAGGGCGTTGAAAACTGCTGCTCCCAAAGAAAGCAATGGTCCTCGTGCCGCTTTTAGAGACGTCTTCTTGTCTTCACTTGCATCTTCGTCGAGATCATCCTTCTTCGGAGACAGCACCATCTTCTGTGACGACTAAGATGCAAAAGTGATCCTCTGTAAAAAAATTCGAAGACATAAGCCATTACGAGAGGAATAATGTACGCACTGAAAATATTCAACATGATTACTGCTTTGACCGTAACCCTGTCTTTGGGGGATATTTCATTTATCTTTTTACTTCATGTCAAAAAGAGACTTGGTGCCCTTGGTGGCTGCCCTTAAATTGATGCAGAATAttggttaggccatgttgatttgactatatggatgacatccgcgctcgcaccaattttcggccatttccaaaaaaaaaaaaagttttcgatcacaccataaattgtgcaaagcagctgtaaaatgagcacaaatattccgtagattgaaaaaaagtataaaaaaaaaagatacctaatgccatagaatggcaaaataaatctaaagtcaaagaataagatgtgaaattacagaaagaaaaaaatctattgttggtatgGGGAGgtatcagtacagaaaattcaggtccaaaggaatatttccaggtccggacctgaacctgtggAAACtgtgtctgtggaaacttgagaactggcaatactcaaaataatggtaactggtcaattttgctacaaaggaatctgtttggtggattattggactcccactgggaTTTTagaatcccatctccatgtaataaaggctaactgtctctatacctttgactgtagaaacttggtacaattgactataaactctacttgacttcgctcttgttgtcttcttggcccccggtaagaccccaaatgcctgccgacatagtgtgtccattttgtaattggcgaaaccttttcctctgatttttttttcaggtctgtttttttttcggattggtccaagaagaaaaaaaatgttttgcacccgtatgatgtactggtccctacacctaactgatggtataccatactatgtgtgtttagttctatgttcaaccttcctggccactttgatttcatactgaaggcaactttttttttggccaaactttttttttattcgctcgctcgcatcagttttggagttcccagaggatgtcatccatataatcaaatcaacatggccttatttcaaataaaaagaagaaaaacagtttttagGTTGGTTTAGTAAGACAGTACTATTTTTGAATGACGAAGACAATAGTAGACAATAGAAGTCAAATTAACACATTTTATCAAGTAGGGCATGGGTGCATGAAGGTGTCAAAAGGACAGAGGTCAGAAGAACCCAAGATTAAAGATACCAACAATGTTCTGTGTGTACGGACAATTTTCTTCCCCAAACACAAGCAATGTGACAATGAAGGAAACTAGATACGCTAAAAAGTATATTCAAGTCACTCCTTTGTGGTGACTTCGTTAATGTTTAAGACATTTCGTTTTCTAGCCCTAGGtgtttttcttcacattttcaCGCACTACCAGTCATCAAAAACTGAGTCACcctgtactacatgtaatgtCCAAAAGGCCAACACCCCGAGCAAGAAAAAGGCGCAAGCACCGTGCACCGCGATATCTTACATATACAATCGAATCACAATTCACATTTCAAGAATTTGTGCCTACAACTGCAAGCCTGAGAACTGTATTTATTTCAGCGAGCGGTTATTTAACCTATCATTAAAGTCAGACACGCAGGAACTTAACCCACCAGACCGGTTTTGACACGCTACAGTTTGTTGTCATTCGTTACATTTTCActtcactttcttttcttttctttaaccAGAACATTACAACTCAGTTCATTAACCTGTTTTCATGTAAGTCTGGGGAACAATTACATAA comes from Branchiostoma floridae strain S238N-H82 chromosome 2, Bfl_VNyyK, whole genome shotgun sequence and encodes:
- the LOC118410206 gene encoding uncharacterized protein LOC118410206, whose translation is MVLSPKKDDLDEDASEDKKTSLKAARGPLLSLGAAVFNALAAEFTALGSKNGVPGFQLLFFLRLAQLLILLVCYPIFRPKLIGENRWQNFILFLEPFVNNVATTLMFLSFTYAAPGIAYGIIQGAMPLFTACMGFIFLKEKVGLIPCCGILISVTGVALVSFGMAKLAMDSTHAVVLSILLPLAAAFAKAPEMVIARAIMKDMSGITMMLYVTLLGTVAQLVLTYSFETPLWVMSTETAGYVAGLGLSQAISMLLTVTVLSIETAAIAVALSTLVVPFTIVLDYLILSKVPNVLKWAGLSLVYSEQ